Within Triticum dicoccoides isolate Atlit2015 ecotype Zavitan chromosome 1B, WEW_v2.0, whole genome shotgun sequence, the genomic segment atgagaggttaaaataattcagaaatttgaaaataaaaaaaatattccaaaaaaaaatcaaactttttttaaaaaaatcataaaaattcctttagtaccggttggtgttaccaaccgggactaaaggtggacctccaggcagcggccacgtggagagcctttagtcccggttcgtgttagaaccgggactaaagggggaggctttagtaacgaccctttagtcccggttcccagaaccgggactaaaggcccttatgaaccgggacaaatacccctttttctactagtgaattaaGGGGTCTAGACTGGGTAATGATTAGACTACTAGAACGGAGAGCAATATACATATATGAATAATCCATACACCGATGATAACAACACCATAAACGAGACCCAGCATAAGAATTACATAGATTATATAATTATGTAGGATGGCTCGTGCGATCTGTATAATTGAGGTATAAATAGAGATTTGCTACATAGATACTACTATGAACTTGTAGTGTGGATATACTCTTAACCTTAAGTAGCAATATAGCATGGCTATGCATTTATGGATGCGCTCACTAGAGGGGAGAGTGGGGTATCTTTCTCATTGAagagaggggcaaatcccatcttgaatGCGCTCACTAGTACATACTTCATGACACATAAGAAAACAACCTTTATGATTGTCCCATTATGGAGTAGCATTTGGCAACCCCTAAGTAAATCTCTACCCATGTTGAGATCATACGACAGTCTTAGATATGAGGACATAACATACACATTGTAAGAGACAACCAAGAGCATTCCTGCTATTCTCAAGTTGGTTCTTTCCAACCCAATGTTCATAACATGTGTTCACATTATTGGTTTGACATCTCCATGTCCGTGACATGTGAAACATGGCCATGAGAAATTCATCTGGTAGTCTAATATTCATTTATGAGCTCACATGAACTCAACTTGGGATTACTCTAAAAAAAATAATTCAACACAAAGTTTCAATAACAAAGTTGAGTACTTGCCAACCAATAAAAATGATGTTATCAACCAACATTTAACACTTCATGGATACAATGAAATATAATCACTACTATGATTGCTTTTAGGGCAAATTTTCATCAAATTTCTCCTCTAAAGGGGTACTGGAGAAATTCTCCAGCAAAGCCCCGCCTCGGATCATGAATATCTTCTTTGAAAACACAGTGGAAAAATTCTTTGCAAATAGATTGGAGTTCCAGAGTTATAAATTGTTAGGGGCGGTAGGTCCGCAAGCTAGAGGCCACATGTCCACTGGTGATACATCAGGAGCATGGGACCCACATTTGCCCATGCCCTTCTCCTTTGGTAGGTCATCGTCTTCCGAGATGTTACATGTCCTGGTTATTTTAGCTCGTAATGTTCTTGAAGTCAATATAAAATATTGCAATAAAAGATAACAAATACAAATATGAATCCAAAATTTATAGTTATGTTTTAGATGTAGCACCTAGTGCACCTCATGGAGCATGGTGAGCAAAAACAGCCCATGTGCATTGTGAGTCCTGCCTCTCCAACACACTTTTATTAATATATTTTTTGCAAAGTTTGGCTCATTGCACACCGTCTGTCCTCAGTGACATGTCTGTGATTTTACTTGCACGCTATAAAATCTTGTAACTCCTCTAACCCCAACTCTTCTCACTCTTTGTCATCCTCTCCTGATCTCTCTTGATCAGAACAAGAAGGCAATGAGCTCTCGATCTCCACAACCTTGTGACCAGTGGGGTAGCCGCAGGCCATACATGTTCTACAATGTCAAATAGTGTCTAAATTGCTACAGTCAACAAAGAAACTTGGTGTTACGACCTAAGCCGCGGGCCTTGTAGCCTTGAGTCCTGTCTACGCCATTGCCGGTCACCACTCCCCACCCACACTCGTAAGTCGTGATGATCTAGATGTGGTGCACGTTGTTGCTTCCTCATCCACTGCATAGGTGATAGCCCCTCCACTTCCTAGTTGCCACCTTCTTCCGTNNNNNNNNNNNNNNNNNNNNNNNNNNNNNNNNNNNNNNNNNNNNNNNNNNNNNNNNNNNNNNNNNNNNNNNNNNNNNNNNNNNNNNNNNNNNNNNNNNNNNNNNNNNNNNNNNNNNNNNNNNNNNNNNNNNNNNNNNNNNNNNNNNNNNNNNNNNNNNNNNNNNNNNNNNNNNNNNNNNNNNNNNNNNNNNNNNNNNNNNNNNNNNNNNNNNNNNNNNNNNNNNNNNNNNNNNNNNNNNNNNNNNNNNNNNNNNNNNNNNNNNNNNNNNNNNNNNNNNNNNNNNNNNNNNNNNNNNNNNNNNNNNNNNNNNNNNNNNNNNNNNNNNNNNNNNNNNNNNNNNNNNNNNCATGAATTAAGGAGCAACTTTTCTCTATTTTTCCAAAGGAAAGAATAGGGACGTCGTACATATGTGATGCCCTAGGAGTACTAATTCATTTTCTTGGAATGTCGAGTGCTAGGAGCACTCGGTGAAGGGCCGAAAACACTCCACAAATGTTTTGTTGAGCGTTACACTCAGCAGACCCTCTTTCGGCAAAGCACGCTTTGTCGGGTCCTTTCTGTTGGGTACTCTCGGCCAATAGTATGCCAAGTGCTAAATGACGCAAATGGACGTGGTCCGCAAAGTAAAGTGGTTTGACGGGCAGCCAACAGCGAAGGTGCCTGCTAGCTGGGCAACAAGGGTTGCCATTGCCTTCAGTTTGATAATCGGCAAAGATGGTACCATTGGAGGGCGCCAATTCTCCACAAGGTTTGCCGAGTTCTTATGGGCAGACACTCGGCAAAGAATTGTCATATTTGCCAAGTTACCTAGGCACGATAGTCGACAATGGCTGAACCACAGAGGGGCGCAGCGTGTCGTCCTGGTTTGCCGAGTACCCTTGGCATAGCacttactccctccttccatctataggagcctaatgtgtttttcaagactgtctttgctattgacaagattaatagtacatgagatgtataatctgaaaattatatcattggaagcttctTTGACAtatgaatttgcctgtatgctttgtctaagttgcatgtcatatattattgctctaacatttggtcaaagtaggccttgaaaaacacattaggccctatatagataaaAGAAAGGAGTAGCAAACATATGAATGCTCGGCAAAGGGGTTACCGGGCGGGCTGCCATGCTCCATGGGAGCGGTTAAACCGCGTTGGGCATACAGAGGAAACTCATGAAGCGATGACAATATTGAACATAAGATGATATAGCACGCTAATAGCGGATTTTAAGGCTCGTGCTATTTTGCGCTATTTTTTCCCTGCTCCCTTGGCAAATTACAGTTGTCGACATACTATCTTGACAAGCTTATCTAAGTTCTTCCTGCTACCGCCATCGGCGGCGAAAGCATTGGCCGCCATGCCCCTCATCTCTTGCATCTTTTCCCACATCCGGATGCCTTGATCCCCGGCGAGGAGAGACCGTAccgccaccgccacggcctcgCACGTCATGGGCTCCTCCAAGACCACGCCGAAACCCCAGACTTGCGCCACCAGCTGCGCGTTCATCTTCTGGTCGGTGAAGAAGGGGCGGCACGCCATGGGCACGCCGGCGGACACGCCCTCCAGCACCGACGCCCACCCCGCGTGCGTCACGAAGGCGCCAACCGACGAGTGCCGCAGCACGGCCGCCTGCGGCGCCCACGGCACCACCTTGCCGCGCTCGAGGTCCAGGAACCCCGGAGGGAGCTGCGGCCAGGACTCCTTCGGCAGCGACCAGAGGAACGGCGCGCCGGAGGCCTCAAGCCCGGCCGCGAGCTCACGCAGTTCACGCAGCTCCTCCGGGTTTCCTGCCACGGCGGAGACAACCGTGCCGAAGCTGGCGtacgcgacggcgcgtgcgggatGGCCGTCGAGCCAGTCAAGGCATCCATGGGGGTCGGTGGAGGTCTCGACGGTGTCCTCGTTGCTGGGGAATGGGAGAAGATGGAACGGGCCGACGGGGAGGCACTCCGGGAGCTCCGCGGCGAGCGCGGCGGTGAGGTCGTCCGGGAGGAGACCCGGGAAGGTGTTGaaggcgacggcggtggcggcgcggggaaGGTGCTCCGCTATGCGGCGGAACAAGGAGACGATGGGCGAGCTCATGTCGCCGGAGATGATGCCGTTGGGGAGGTCCCGGACGCGGTAGCTTCCGAGGCCCGGGTGCGAGGTTAGCAGCTCGTATGCTCGGCTCCCCGCTGCAAGTTCCATTGTTACGAGCATTCAGTCACCAAGCTACACACCTAATCAAGCTTCCTTCGTGCATTCATGGTGGATCGTGCTGCGTACCTTTATCACCGATGTCGTCCCGCAGCGCGTCAGCGCGGAGGTGCGCCAGGAGAGCGCTGGGGCCGCCGGTCCAGACGGCGACCCATGGAGCCTCCACCTCGGCGGCCGCCTTGGCGGCCATCCACATGAACGAGTCGCCAACGACGCAGGTCACCCTGGCGCCGCCCGCGGAGGCGCGAGCCGTCTCCAGCGCCTCCCTCAACCCGCCAGCCGCGGCAGCCTCCATGAAGAGCTTCAGACGCATCTTGGGGTGGGGCGGTGGCGCCGCAGCGGCGCCATCCGATTCCGAGCTCGGTGATAAACCGTCCGGGACCTCCACGAAGCGCAGGTTCCCCAGGAGCGTAGTGTGCTTCTGCAGGTACCCGGCggtgcagaggaaggagaaggtggcagccgGCGCCGCCGACGCGAGGGCGCGCGCTATGCGGAACAGCTTCACCGCGTGGgaggcgaaggggaaggcgacgacCACAACGTGCGGCGCCGCCGCCATCGTGTAGTGTCAGTTGCAAAGATTAATGGGAAGCGTGTAcgtgttagggcatgtacaatggtgctatcttaggagtgccacatAGGAtatatgatgaggtggaggagagagaacgcaTAAGAAaaagcttgtcttctcttatttaaaagaagacaagaggtgatctcttagcacaatatgtctcaccacatttttaggaattgctagttattgaagataaggctaagagatgacccattgtggatatttttttttgtcatctctaaatcacatgcaagacttaagataagactatcttatcaaccattgtacatgcccttagttgctagtgttgctctctcgtCTCTCATGTATGTATGCTTTCTCTCTCATTATATAGCCCGTCACCACAATTATTCTGATTGTAATGAAGATAAACGGTGCTTTGCTGTGTGTTGTGCTCggcaaacaaaaaaaatacacttgcgGTGTCTGTTTACACGTACACGTGAGCATAGCAGACTCGTATAACGCCGATCCGTATAATGCCCTTACAGTCCGAGGAAGAtctgttttttttttgcatggtaatacgtgtctcattcatatcataaagaacaaaatacaagtcacgtaaagaccgacatgacaaaactgaaaagatagcaaaacatctctgagcttgacaccaacgtccgtcacctgcctccggcaccaccgcaGCAGcaaccgaagaaaagaatgacgaatcacCTCCTCACCGAGCTCGACGCggatccatcgctgatatgcagctttacgGAACTTCAAGGTGACTCACCAAAAGTGAAACCCTTACCGTATATGAGCCGCCGTATGTGTGTGCCATGCAAGTAGCTAGCTTGGGCGGGCGGACGTGGTCACCATGGTCGGCCCAGTAGTCTCACAGGTGGATTAGGAGGCACGATCAACACTCATGGGATGGCGCGAGCACGGCGGATCGTTGCGCATAGTTAAGATCGCTACCTGCCTCTCCTTCCTTGTAACGAATAAATTGTGGAGAAAGAAAACGGGAAAAGTTGCAAGGTTGCACGCGACACAAAACTACTGTCTCCTCTGTGATCGTGAGATTTGAGTGCCAAGTTTCCCGACAAGTGGTATTCAGAGCCTCGTTTGAGCGATACCGGTGATCATGTCCGATCACGGAGACTAGCCGGACGCGcctacagcggcggcggcggcgggcctcaACGGAGTCACGGGCAGGCAGGCACGCTTGGAGACCATTTCAGGCGGGAGCGGCAGGTGGTGATCCACCAGGCGGCGGCTACGGAGCGCGCGCCTTTCGTGCCGGGCGCCGGCACCACGTTCCCGACCCTCATCGCGACCAAATGCATCGAGTGGTCACTGGAGATGAAGGTACACCTGGAGTCCTGGGGGCTCTGGGATGCGATCGAAGGCAACGCGCAACACGTGCGCGATGGCAAGGCGGCGCTCGGTGTCCTTCTCCGAGCCGTTCTGTCAGAGATGCTCGGCGTCCTTGTCGTCCACCTTCAAGATCATGCAGATGGGAGTGCACCGCGTGCGTGAGGCCACGGCGCAACGTCTTAGCGCGGAATTCGAGTAGATCGCTTTCCACGACGGGGAAACTCTCGACTCCTTCGGCATGCGGATCACCAGCCTCGTCAACCAGCTGCGCACCCTCGGCTACAACGTTGAGGAGGTACGCGTCGTGCAGAAGTTCTTGCGTGTTGTTCCCCCAAGTACTCGCAGATCGTAGTGGCGATCGAAACACTTCTCGACCTGAGCACGGTCTCGATTGAGGAACTCATCGGCCGGCTCAGGACCGCCGAGGAGCGTTGCGCCACGCCCACGCCGAGCCAAGGCGGCGGGCAGCTGTATCTCACTGAGTAGCAGTGGGAGGTGTGCAAGCAGGCGCGCGAGGGCGGCCAAGGCTCTGGCAGCGGCGGTGGCAACGACGATGGGCAGAACAACTGCCGTGGGAAGAACCAGGGGCGGAGGAACGATTCTCTCCCACCTCAGCATGCCGGCGGCTCTGGCGGCTCCGGGGATCCGGCGGTCGCGGCGGCGGCCGCGACATGAGCAAAGTCAAATGCTACAACTGCAACAAGCCGGGACACTTCTTGCGGGACTACACCAAGCCCCGGTGTGAGCGCAAGGAGCAGGTCCATCTTACGAAGGGCGGCATTGAGGAGTCCACGCTCCTCCTGGCGAGCCTGTGCGCGCTCACCACGCCCACGGAGACGGCCATGGAGCACGTCCTGCTCAATGAGGAACACTCCCAGTCGCACCCTGTGCCGAATGGAGGGAAGTGTGACACCGCCTGGTCCCTGGACACGGGCGTGAGCAACCACATGTCCGGCAGGCGGGAGATATTCTCCGAGCTAGACTGTGGTGTGCGCGGTATGGCGAAGCAGGGCGACGGATCTACAGTGCAGATCGAGGGGAGAGGAACCGTCCTCTTCCAGTGTCTCAACGGTGAGCATCTAGTTCTCACGGAGGTGTACTACATGCCCAGGTTATGCAGCAACATCGTCAGTGTAGGGCAGCTGGACGAGAACGGCTATGATGCGCATATTCGCCACGCTGAGTTCAAGCTGTGCGACCTGAGTGGGCGGCTGGTTGCGCGTGTGCAGCGTGGCCATGGACGCCTGTACGTGCTACGCCTGAATGTGCCTCACGGTGCACGCTGGTGAGGATGCGTGGCTGTGGCACGCACGCTACGGCCACATCGGGTTCCAGGCGCTCCGCTAGCTCGCACAAGAGGGCATGATGCGCGGTCTGCCCCTCCTCGACGAGGTGGGTCGCGTCTGCGAGTCGTGCCTAGCTGGGAAGTACCGGCGAACTCCTTTGCCCCGCTAGGCACTGAACCGCGCCGGAGAGGTACTCGAGCTCGTGCACGCCGATCTGTGCGGGCCAATCTCTCCTCCTACGCCGGGAGGGAAGCGGTACTTCCTCCTGCTCGTCGATGACAAGAGCCATTTGATTGGCTGCGGCTACTCACGACGAAGGACGAAGCGGAGACCGCGCTCCGTCAGTTTCAGGCCACGGTAGAGCGTGAATCCAGCCGCCGTCTCAAGACCCTGCGCACCGATCGCGGTGGTGAGTTCAAGTCCGCCAGCCTCTGGGAGTTCTCGCGGAGGTGGGAGTGCACTGGCGGCTCACCGCCccatacacgccgcagcagaatggcgtggTTGAGCCCCGAAACCAGACGATCGTCAGCATGGCAAGAAGTTTGCTCAAGGCCAAGGGCGTGCCAACTCGTTTCTGGGGCGAGGCTGTGATGACGGTCGTGCATCTACTCAACAGGGCAACGACGAAGAGTGTGACCAGCATGACCCATTACCAGGTGTGTTGCGGGAAGCGGCCCAGCGTGGAGCACTTCCGGACCTTTGGGTGCATCGCTCAAGTCAAGGTGACGCGCCcgaacgtgaagaagctggatgatCGGAGTGTGCCCATGGTGTTTTTTGGGTACGAGCCCGGATCGGCGGCCTACCGCATCTACCACccgccctccaggcgcgcccatgtCTCGCGTGACGTGGTGTTCGATGAGAGCGCCTCGTGGGACTGGATCTCCGCCGTAGAAGGACAGGGTGGTGGTATGGACTCCTTCACCGTGGAGCTGGTACCCGCACCCACGAGCAGCGTCCAGGCCGAGACGGTGGACACCCCGGCCGCGCACGCCGCGACGCCCACGACCAGCGCCAAGCCATCCAAGACACGAGGGGATTCCGGCCCGCCTCCTCCCTCCACTCCGGTGTACGGCACGCCAATCTTGACGCCAACGGGTGTTGAGTTTGTCTCACCGCCCACTGGCGCGTCGAAGGCACCTGCCGGCGCGGAGGCGCCTCGTCGGTACCGCACACTTGAGAATGTGTGGGAAATGACGGAGGAGGTGGAGGCAGTCTACAGCGACAGCGAACTGTGCATGTTCGCGGGAGAAGAATCGGCTTCCTTCGCTGAGGCAGAGAGGGAGCAAGGCTGGCACACGGCGATGGATGAAGAGATGAGGAGCATCGTCGCGAACAACACCTAGGAGCTCTATGAGCTCCCGCCTGGTCACCACCCGATCAGCCTCAAGTGGGTCTATAAGCTCAAAAAGGACCCGCGAGGCATGGTGGTGAAGCACAAGGCGCGGCTGGTGGCAAAGGGCTATGTTCAGCGGCAGGGCATGGATTTCGAAGAGGTGTTCACGCTAGTCGCGCGCATGGACTCGGTGCGCGTCCTCATCACGCACGTGGCGCACCATGGCTGGTAGGTACACCACATGGACATCAAGTCTGCTTTCTTGAATGGTGACCTGCTCAAGGAGGTTTACGTGCAACAGCCATCAGGGTACGTCATGGCCGGCCAGGAGGGCAAGGTGTTGCGGCTCCGCAAGGTGTTGtacgggcttcgccaagcaccaagaGCCTGGAACGTGAAGCTGGACGAGAGCTTGTACACTCTGGGGTTCGAGCGCTGTCCGTGGGAGCACGCCGTATACCGTCACGGCACGGgtctattggggatataactattaggtatgacccgcctaggaggggccggttatacctatggcgactcATGATATGAAGCCCGTGAtgatattgaagatggcggttcacaggcaagggcccaaggcccaagggtggcttaaggcccgtaggagtaaaccgccatatatgtaagacttgtattgtaaggcataaaTAGTTAGTCATCGAGCAAGACacgtgtctatgagccggccgagactctgtgagccgctgggcgtcaacctgtgtatataaagggacgacccggcggcagttcaaggCAAGAAACAaaagatcgagagctaggtcaagcgtattcgctccctagtcGAGACATAagtaataccacctcaaactggattaggcctttaccttcac encodes:
- the LOC119299528 gene encoding anthocyanidin 3-O-glucosyltransferase-like, whose amino-acid sequence is MAAAPHVVVVAFPFASHAVKLFRIARALASAAPAATFSFLCTAGYLQKHTTLLGNLRFVEVPDGLSPSSESDGAAAAPPPHPKMRLKLFMEAAAAGGLREALETARASAGGARVTCVVGDSFMWMAAKAAAEVEAPWVAVWTGGPSALLAHLRADALRDDIGDKAGSRAYELLTSHPGLGSYRVRDLPNGIISGDMSSPIVSLFRRIAEHLPRAATAVAFNTFPGLLPDDLTAALAAELPECLPVGPFHLLPFPSNEDTVETSTDPHGCLDWLDGHPARAVAYASFGTVVSAVAGNPEELRELRELAAGLEASGAPFLWSLPKESWPQLPPGFLDLERGKVVPWAPQAAVLRHSSVGAFVTHAGWASVLEGVSAGVPMACRPFFTDQKMNAQLVAQVWGFGVVLEEPMTCEAVAVAVRSLLAGDQGIRMWEKMQEMRGMAANAFAADGGSRKNLDKLVKIVCRQL